One segment of Streptomyces roseifaciens DNA contains the following:
- a CDS encoding NUDIX domain-containing protein, translating into MSDQTPLPADELLDIVDEQDRVVGQAARGESYALGLRHRCVFVLARDAEGRIFVHRRTSGKLIFPSRHDMFVGGVVGAGETYDEAALREAEEELGVRGLPAPAPLFRFLYEGPGGSWWSAVYEVRCDVPVRPQESEVAWHAFLSEEELEERLGEWEWVPDGLEAYRRLRAR; encoded by the coding sequence ATGAGCGATCAGACACCGCTGCCGGCGGACGAGCTGCTGGACATCGTCGACGAGCAGGACCGGGTGGTGGGGCAGGCCGCGCGTGGCGAGTCGTACGCCCTGGGGCTGCGCCACCGCTGCGTGTTCGTCCTCGCCCGGGACGCGGAGGGGCGGATCTTCGTCCACCGGCGCACGTCCGGGAAGCTGATCTTCCCCTCGCGCCACGACATGTTCGTGGGCGGGGTCGTCGGGGCGGGCGAGACGTACGACGAGGCGGCGCTGCGGGAGGCCGAGGAGGAGCTGGGCGTCCGGGGCCTGCCGGCCCCGGCCCCGCTGTTCCGGTTCCTGTACGAGGGCCCGGGGGGCTCGTGGTGGTCGGCGGTGTACGAGGTCCGCTGCGACGTGCCGGTGCGGCCCCAGGAGTCGGAGGTCGCCTGGCACGCGTTCCTCTCCGAGGAGGAACTGGAAGAGCGCCTCGGGGAGTGGGAGTGGGTCCCGGACGGCTTGGAGGCGTACCGGCGCTTGCGCGCGCGCTGA
- a CDS encoding DMT family transporter, whose protein sequence is MLVFAFAVSAACCLGIGFVLQQNAAQRAPMSDFLSLRLLLDLVRMPRWRAGIGMMACGMALGAIALNQGEVSLVEPLLATNLLFAMALSRWQTRQPLGRTGWGGLWLLAGGVAAFIIAGRPHGGATVTDPLRHWLIVGVMLGGALAMAAVSKRVRMSVEAPLLGVAAGLLYGVQDALTRVSGERLSEDGWTAFFLSWQPYGVLVLGVTALVFVQSAFETAPLRLSLPALTAAQPLAGIACGVGFLGDRLHTSPGALAWEAAGLVAIVIGIVLIGRHPAMPSGSSEFDRVRDLQPH, encoded by the coding sequence GTGTTGGTCTTCGCCTTCGCCGTGAGCGCGGCCTGCTGCCTGGGCATCGGCTTCGTCCTCCAGCAGAACGCCGCGCAGCGGGCCCCGATGAGCGACTTCCTCTCCCTGCGGCTGCTGCTCGACCTCGTCCGGATGCCGCGCTGGCGGGCCGGCATCGGGATGATGGCGTGCGGCATGGCGCTCGGCGCGATCGCGCTGAACCAGGGCGAGGTGTCACTGGTCGAACCCCTGCTCGCGACGAACCTGCTGTTCGCCATGGCCCTCTCCCGTTGGCAGACCCGCCAGCCCCTGGGCCGTACGGGCTGGGGCGGGCTGTGGCTGCTGGCCGGCGGCGTCGCGGCGTTCATCATCGCGGGCCGGCCGCACGGCGGCGCCACCGTCACCGATCCGCTGCGGCACTGGCTGATCGTCGGGGTGATGCTGGGGGGCGCGCTCGCGATGGCGGCGGTCTCCAAGCGCGTGCGGATGAGCGTCGAGGCGCCGCTCCTGGGAGTGGCCGCCGGGCTGCTCTACGGCGTCCAGGACGCCCTCACGCGCGTCAGCGGCGAACGGCTCTCCGAGGACGGCTGGACCGCGTTCTTCCTGAGCTGGCAGCCGTACGGGGTGCTCGTCCTCGGCGTGACGGCGCTGGTGTTCGTCCAGAGCGCCTTCGAGACGGCGCCGCTGCGGCTGTCCCTGCCCGCGCTGACCGCCGCCCAGCCGCTCGCGGGGATCGCCTGCGGCGTGGGCTTCCTCGGCGACCGGCTGCACACCTCGCCCGGCGCGCTGGCCTGGGAGGCCGCCGGGCTGGTCGCCATCGTGATCGGCATCGTGCTCATCGGGCGGCACCCGGCCATGCCGTCGGGCAGCTCCGAATTCGACCGCGTGCGCGACCTCCAGCCGCACTGA
- a CDS encoding MFS transporter encodes MSSPAPAERGTQRNETVIVFALSLAAMVVSMMQTLVVPILGLIQNDLHTTSANVSWVTTATLLSAAVFTPLLGRFGDQHGKKKTLVAVLVVMVAGSVLAAVTHSLLWLIVGRVLQGAATAIFPLALSVLREEVRPAKLPGAMAMVSGTLAFGSGLALVATGLLTSGDDPDYRSAFWLATGLAALALIAVAALVPATRETTGGRTDVLGALTLAATLVLLLLPITQGHEWGWSSGRTIGCFAGAVVMAAVWTLVERKVREPLVDMKMFAHRPVLFANIAGLLVGFGSFALFIGVSYLVQMPEKIAGYGFSASVLRASVAYLLPSTIVSLLAAPIGGQLVRHKGPRLVLMLASLIGTAGFVWIALDHEHTLSVVAAGMFVGAAISFGYAAMPAVIVASVPHHQTGIANGINSISRSTGSAIGSAMITTVLASKSLEHLPPGAPKLPAESQFTLTFVIAGTAFLLVALVAGLGLRTIRARRTEVAGAAPAADAETAPASA; translated from the coding sequence ATGTCCTCCCCAGCGCCCGCCGAACGGGGCACCCAGCGCAACGAGACGGTCATCGTCTTCGCCCTGAGCCTCGCCGCCATGGTCGTCTCGATGATGCAGACCCTGGTCGTGCCGATCCTCGGCCTCATCCAGAACGACCTGCACACCACGTCCGCGAACGTCAGCTGGGTCACCACCGCGACCCTGCTCTCCGCCGCCGTCTTCACCCCGCTGCTCGGCCGCTTCGGCGACCAGCACGGCAAGAAGAAGACGCTGGTCGCCGTGCTGGTCGTCATGGTCGCCGGCTCCGTCCTCGCCGCCGTGACGCACTCGCTGCTCTGGCTGATCGTCGGCCGGGTGCTCCAGGGCGCCGCCACCGCGATCTTCCCGCTGGCGCTGTCCGTGCTGCGCGAGGAGGTGCGCCCGGCCAAGCTGCCCGGCGCCATGGCCATGGTCAGCGGCACCCTCGCCTTCGGCAGCGGCCTCGCGCTCGTCGCCACCGGCCTGCTCACCTCCGGTGACGATCCCGACTACCGCAGCGCCTTCTGGCTGGCCACCGGTCTCGCGGCGCTCGCCCTGATCGCCGTCGCCGCCCTCGTCCCCGCCACCCGGGAGACCACCGGCGGCCGCACCGACGTCCTCGGCGCGCTCACCCTGGCCGCCACCCTCGTCCTGCTCCTGCTGCCCATCACCCAGGGGCACGAGTGGGGCTGGTCCTCCGGCCGGACGATCGGCTGCTTCGCGGGCGCCGTCGTGATGGCGGCGGTGTGGACGCTCGTCGAGCGCAAGGTGCGCGAGCCGCTGGTCGACATGAAGATGTTCGCCCACCGCCCGGTGCTCTTCGCCAACATCGCGGGCCTCCTCGTCGGCTTCGGCTCCTTCGCCCTCTTCATCGGCGTCTCCTACCTCGTCCAGATGCCGGAGAAGATCGCCGGATACGGATTCTCGGCCAGCGTGCTGCGCGCCTCCGTCGCGTACCTGCTGCCCAGCACCATCGTCTCGCTGCTCGCCGCGCCCATCGGCGGCCAGCTCGTCCGGCACAAGGGCCCCCGCCTGGTCCTGATGCTCGCCTCCCTCATCGGCACCGCCGGCTTCGTGTGGATCGCCCTCGACCACGAGCACACGCTCTCCGTGGTCGCCGCCGGGATGTTCGTCGGCGCCGCGATCAGCTTCGGCTACGCCGCCATGCCCGCCGTGATCGTCGCGAGCGTCCCGCACCACCAGACGGGCATCGCCAACGGCATCAACTCCATCTCCCGCTCGACCGGCAGCGCCATCGGCAGCGCCATGATCACCACGGTGCTGGCCTCCAAGAGCCTCGAACACCTGCCGCCGGGCGCGCCCAAGCTGCCCGCCGAGAGCCAGTTCACCCTCACGTTCGTCATCGCCGGCACGGCGTTCCTGCTGGTCGCGCTCGTCGCCGGGCTCGGCCTGCGCACGATCCGCGCCCGGCGCACCGAAGTGGCGGGGGCCGCCCCCGCGGCGGACGCTGAGACCGCACCCGCCTCCGCCTGA
- a CDS encoding NADP-dependent oxidoreductase: MKAISYRSYGGPEVLEYGERPDPKVGPDSVLVKVKAAAVNPVDWKAQAGYLEPALDAVFPVIPGWDMAGVVVRPGADAPEFAEGDEVIGYVREDFLSRGTFAEYVAAPVRTLARKPKNLTFEQAAGLPLAGLTAYQALVKALRVWEGETVLIHAASGGVGGMAVQIARHFGARVIGTASERNHDYLRSLGAQPVAYGEGLAERVRALAPQGVDAVLDLAGGEALTASPALLAHGGRLASIADPAVLGLGGRYVFVRPDASDLTALTDLAESGALTVEVAKVFPLAHTAEAQRLNAEGHTRGKIVVTMD, encoded by the coding sequence ATGAAGGCCATCAGCTACCGCAGCTACGGAGGACCCGAAGTCCTCGAGTACGGCGAGCGGCCCGACCCCAAGGTCGGACCCGACTCCGTCCTGGTCAAGGTCAAGGCCGCGGCGGTCAACCCCGTCGACTGGAAGGCCCAGGCCGGCTACCTCGAGCCCGCCCTCGACGCGGTCTTCCCCGTCATCCCCGGCTGGGACATGGCCGGCGTCGTGGTCCGTCCGGGCGCCGACGCCCCCGAATTCGCCGAGGGCGACGAGGTCATCGGCTACGTCCGCGAGGACTTCCTCTCCCGCGGCACCTTCGCCGAATACGTCGCCGCACCCGTGCGGACCCTCGCCCGCAAGCCCAAGAACCTCACCTTCGAGCAGGCCGCCGGCCTGCCCCTGGCCGGGCTCACCGCCTACCAGGCGCTGGTCAAGGCGCTCCGGGTGTGGGAGGGCGAGACCGTGCTGATCCACGCGGCGTCCGGCGGCGTCGGCGGCATGGCCGTCCAGATCGCGCGGCACTTCGGCGCGCGCGTCATCGGCACCGCCAGTGAACGCAACCACGACTACCTGCGCTCGCTCGGCGCGCAGCCCGTCGCCTACGGCGAAGGGCTCGCCGAGCGGGTCCGGGCGCTCGCGCCGCAGGGCGTCGACGCCGTGCTCGACCTCGCCGGCGGCGAGGCCCTCACGGCCTCGCCCGCGCTGCTCGCCCACGGCGGCCGCCTCGCCTCCATCGCCGACCCGGCCGTCCTCGGCCTCGGCGGCCGCTACGTCTTCGTCCGCCCGGACGCCTCCGACCTCACGGCCCTCACGGACCTGGCCGAGAGCGGCGCCCTCACGGTGGAGGTGGCGAAGGTCTTCCCCCTGGCCCACACAGCAGAAGCCCAACGCCTCAACGCAGAGGGCCACACGCGCGGCAAGATCGTCGTCACGATGGACTAG
- a CDS encoding MarR family winged helix-turn-helix transcriptional regulator codes for MTGTASPPPTKAQLLELVAALGTAQWQDFAAAAARQGLTSVQAKLLAQLKGPVPMRGLATLLVCDASNVTGIVDRLEARGLVRREPDPGDRRVKNVVATDEGRETIRRVRAEMQATHSALDTLDEEERTTLYGLLERLRPGLDHRG; via the coding sequence ATGACCGGCACCGCCTCCCCGCCCCCGACCAAGGCCCAGCTCCTGGAGCTCGTGGCCGCGCTCGGCACCGCCCAGTGGCAGGACTTCGCCGCCGCCGCTGCCCGGCAGGGCCTCACCTCCGTCCAGGCCAAGCTCCTCGCCCAGCTCAAGGGGCCCGTCCCGATGCGCGGCCTCGCCACCCTGCTGGTGTGCGACGCCTCCAACGTCACCGGCATCGTGGACCGCCTGGAGGCCCGCGGCCTGGTGCGCCGCGAGCCGGACCCGGGCGACCGGCGGGTGAAGAACGTCGTCGCCACCGACGAGGGCCGCGAGACCATCCGCCGGGTGCGCGCCGAGATGCAGGCCACCCACAGCGCGCTCGACACCCTCGACGAGGAGGAGCGCACCACGCTGTACGGGCTGCTGGAGCGGCTGCGCCCGGGCCTGGACCACCGCGGCTGA